One part of the Sorangiineae bacterium MSr11954 genome encodes these proteins:
- the dnaJ gene encoding molecular chaperone DnaJ — MSKRCYYEVLGVSKDASADELRRAYKKEALKHHPDRNQGNPRAEALFKEVNEAYQVLSDEQKRRIYDQFGFAGLEGGGPASPGDMGDVFSHMQDLFTEMFSGGGPFGFGGNRQPRRGGDLRVQQRLTLREAAFGCKREVVVHAPSRCDDCGGSGGAAGSKPETCSGCRGTGQVSTARGFVMFTAPCARCQGRGQVIRNVCKTCKGEGMVAKPRKVTVNFPAGIDSGQRLRVQGQGMPGPGNVPAGDLYVEIDVEDDPRFERDGTDLVTRVNVGFVEAALGADVMVPSIGPETDSADDTGPASAKSTLTVTIPAGTQSGAVFTLKGQGIPRLDGRGRGCLIVVVQVQVPTALTARARELLELLDEELRVGADADAEGVSRRRVAASK; from the coding sequence ATGTCGAAGCGGTGCTATTACGAAGTTCTAGGGGTTTCGAAGGATGCATCTGCCGACGAACTGCGTCGCGCCTACAAGAAGGAGGCGTTGAAGCATCATCCGGATCGCAACCAAGGTAATCCCCGCGCCGAGGCCCTCTTTAAAGAGGTCAACGAGGCTTACCAAGTCCTTTCGGACGAGCAGAAGCGCCGCATCTACGACCAGTTCGGTTTCGCTGGGCTCGAGGGCGGTGGTCCCGCGAGCCCAGGTGACATGGGCGATGTCTTCTCGCACATGCAGGACTTGTTCACCGAGATGTTCTCGGGCGGCGGGCCCTTTGGCTTTGGCGGCAACCGTCAGCCCCGTCGCGGGGGCGATCTTCGCGTTCAGCAGCGACTCACCCTGCGCGAGGCGGCCTTTGGTTGCAAGCGCGAGGTCGTCGTTCACGCACCTTCCCGGTGTGACGATTGCGGCGGGAGCGGTGGTGCAGCCGGCTCCAAGCCCGAAACGTGCAGCGGGTGCCGCGGCACCGGCCAAGTGTCGACCGCGCGGGGCTTCGTCATGTTCACCGCGCCGTGCGCGCGTTGCCAAGGCCGCGGGCAGGTCATTCGCAATGTCTGCAAGACTTGCAAAGGCGAGGGCATGGTCGCCAAGCCGCGCAAGGTCACCGTCAATTTTCCGGCCGGCATCGACTCGGGCCAGCGGCTTCGCGTGCAAGGGCAGGGGATGCCCGGGCCGGGCAATGTCCCGGCGGGCGATCTCTATGTCGAGATCGATGTCGAAGACGATCCGCGCTTCGAGCGCGACGGCACCGATCTGGTCACGCGCGTCAACGTGGGCTTCGTCGAAGCCGCCCTCGGCGCCGACGTGATGGTTCCATCCATCGGCCCCGAAACGGACAGCGCCGACGACACCGGTCCGGCGTCGGCCAAGTCGACCCTTACGGTCACCATCCCCGCGGGCACCCAGTCGGGTGCTGTGTTTACGCTCAAAGGACAGGGCATTCCGAGGCTCGATGGGCGAGGGCGTGGGTGCCTCATCGTGGTCGTTCAGGTGCAGGTGCCGACGGCGCTCACCGCGCGGGCGCGTGAGCTGCTCGAGTTGCTCGACGAGGAGCTCCGGGTGGGTGCGGATGCAGATGCCGAAGGCGTATCGCGCCGGCGCGTTGCCGCGTCGAAGTGA